In the Brettanomyces nanus chromosome 1, complete sequence genome, CTCCGAAAAGGACACAAAATCACCCCAATCGGATGAATATTGAGGCTGGGTGACATGGCCTAAATACCAGCCGTGAGTGTCAGTAGTGTGTAAGAAGTTCAACGACCCAAATACAACATTCCTGAGAGGTTCCTCAAAGTTGGGCAATTGAGCACCTGGCTGAAGCGCTATTCGTACTTGCGTCTCGGTATCAATTGATCTTGCAGCGATATTCACCACTCTTTCCTCGATAACGAATAGGGAAAAAAAACTGACGGATACCATTGTGAATAGTGCCCCCATCAAGCAACATTTTTTGATGGTCAGCATGACGATAAACTTCACACTATgatattttcttcctctgaaTTCCTCTGGAAGAGCCTTCGAAGGGGAAAAGAAGTCAGacagaaaggagagaaagttAAATAGAATTGACCTTATCTTTAGAACAATCGATTTGATTCCCATTTTCGCGCTTATCAGTACAACACAATTTTTTGTTGTTTAAAGAGTTTTAGGATAGagataaagagagagaCAAGTGTCAACTGATACATTTAGTCATTCAGCCTACTATCTAAAAAGTACTCTTCTTGATTAAAAGAGCAACTGAAGAGACACGTTGGTAAAATCTAAAGTTTATTCGCACAAATATTAATTCttataaagaaaaagtaaCGTAAGCCATGCGATTGAGTAATAACCTTGACTGATGGCAAAAGCAAATCTACAAAATAGCAAGAAAAATACAACAACATCACAGATCAAAAGGTCCATTTACAAACTCGTCATCAACAtccatatcttcatcctcatttCGGctttcaccttcatcgTCCTCATCGAAATCAGTGTCGTCCTCAATAACTTCCTCATCGGGAGGCATATTAGGATCGCCCGGGATCAATGAACCGTATTGTGGTTTGAGAGAGTTGCCTTTTTTAACTGACAAACTGCTCAGATGATCGAACATGGTGGAATCATCAACGTAAGTAAATCCTTTAAATTTGTCCTGCATGGCCTGAGATAAAGGAGTTGATCCCAGCATCAGTTGCCTATTAATGGCGGAGGTCGAAGCATTGGTAAACTCGGGATCAAAGTTCGAAGTGTCCAGTTCATTGACAATATGAGGCACAAACGGAGGAggaatctttctttcccGAAGTAGATGCCACTCAATGTCATGTAAGAAAGGATGAGCACGAAGTTCCCTAGCATCATCAATAGCACCAAGACGATGCTTAGGGTTTCTGTTAAGTAATCCTTTGACAAAGGAGCGCCCCTCCGGCGACAAAACTTCCTTAGGGAAACGGACCTTGCCGAATGCAATGTTCTTATACATCTGCTGAGTGTTTTCAGCATAAAACGGTGACCATCCACAACACATCTCAAAGATTAGAACACCCAAAGACCAGAAATCAACCATCTTGGTGTATCCTGATTCATCCAACAAGACCTCCGGAGCCAAATATTCGGTAGTGCCACAAAAGGTGTTAGTGGTACCATTGCCAGACAAGTTGGCCTTGGATAGACCGAAATCACATAGCGCAATATGTCCATTGGCATCCAACAAAATATTCTCCGGCTTCAAATCACGGTAGACAATACCGTTATCGTGCAAATGTTCTAGAGCCATAACTAACTCCGCAATGTAGAATTTTGCCCGATCTTCACTGAACCGACCCTCGCGCTGCAAGTGCCAGAACAATTCTCCACCGCTCATGAAGTCTGTGACAAGGTACAAATCGGTAGGCGtctgaaaagaaaatttgAGCATGACAATAAAGGCGGAATCGGCAGCCGAAGTACGAACCATGATATCACGCTCGCCAATTGTATGAGCCAcctcctttttcttcactatGACCTTTTTCGAAAGAACTTTCATGGCATAGACGCGATTGgtatctttcttcttcacctgGAAGACTTGACCGAAAGTACCTTTACCGAGAAGACGCAAAATCTTGAAATCCTGAGGCGAATAGTGTGACTTGCCAATGTTGGTGTACTCGAACTTAATACGGACGGTTCCAGTGACCATTTCAGACGAGATACGTGGACGAAGGGTGTACCATCCCTCAGTTTTATTCTCGGAATCTGTTCTTGGACGGATACGCACGTgaccaagaaagaaatcatCCTGTGCACCATCATAGATAGAAATCTCAACATCAGAAGCATTTCCAATGACGTCAAAGATAGACGAATGTTGCCAAATTGGGTTGCCTGCATTGTAGTTTCTGTCAAGGCTACTACTGTCCCTATTCTCACAATTGTTATTGTTGTTTCGAATATTGAGACTCTGATGCGATGAGGTTTGTCTACTGACGACCGGTCTAATAGGCTGGTTGTGAGATTCTAACTGCCCGTCTATGCTAGTCATCATTTCCGCACCTTGgaattgatgatgctgagATTTGTGGTGGGAGCCAAATCTTTCTGGTCCGCTAGTCACCACTTCAGAACCTTCAAATGTACACACAACATAAGGCTGTGAATCTCCAGATGTGACATTCAAATCTGTAGCCTCGATAAGATTAATCCGAAGCTTACCCCGAGGAACGGGGGATTGATTGGTATCACTGTCAGATGCAATTGAGTTGCCCGCACTACGGCTGATGTTGCTGGCATTATTGATGGCGTCAACACTGGCATTCCCACTGCCTTGCAAGGTCGAATTACTATGAACAGTCGAATTACTGTtcttgctgttgttgcGAGTAGACGAGCTTGGCAGCAAATCTGAAGTGGTTGCCTCTGGTAGTTGCTTAGTTTGCAGTTGCGCAGTCAAGTTACTTTGTGGAGGTTGCTGAGCTTGATCTAAATGCGACTTCAGTGCATTATGCTCTCCCTTGATGGTGGTTCCCAGGGCAAAAGAATTATCGCTAAGGGCGATGGTTGGAGTGGCAGTATGAGGCAGCATACCTGAAGGGAAGTCTCTTGGAGGAGGCGGAGATGTAGCTCTAGAAGAATCTGTGATAATATCTGGTAGCTGCTGTGACTGCTGTAATTCCTGTGGTAGTTGTTCTTGGTGATTCTGCAGCCCCTGGTGAAGGTCCCTGTGTTGTCGCAGATGATTTTGTAGCTCCTGATGCTGCTGTAGTTCCTGTTGCTGCTTAGCCTTAGAAAACCCAAAGAGGCTTTTGGCAAAGTCAGACATTTAGCAAAAAGGAAAGTATAAAGAGGCAGCTAATTAGCCCGGAAAAATAAATGGGCACCGGTGATAAAGAAGGCGATGATGACTGTGATGCGTGCGTGCTTATATTATTAAGTCTGGATATATTAGTAATGGCTGGATAAATCAAGCCGAAATGCAACAAGGAAGTGTACAAATAGCTAGTATTCTATGATCAATGAGGtgaggaggaaaagagacCTAAGTGAAATGTTGCATATGGTGCGTTCAAGAGAACAGTACTCTCTGCTTAGAAGAgtaataaaagaaaaaatgcTGCGAGATATaagagaacaaaaaaaaatatcatAGAAAAAATGTCcatagagaaaagagagtggGAGAGAAAAGTTGGGGCGGCGGAGAGATTAGGATGATTAGGAAAACCGAGTACTGTTTAGGAATGGTTCAAGGCTGTATCTGGTATTTACTAGGCGGTATACTGAAACTCTTATTAATGAGAGAaacaataagaaaagaattgtCCGTATCCTAAAAGTAGCGAAGAGACtggcaagaagaaaacCGTGCATATATTAGATGAATGGAAGATGAGGTCGTGCAAATATCAGTCAGAACAATAGCGCAGAGCGACAAAATGGCTGGATATTACAAGGAGAGCGGactgaaaagaataaaagCACATTATATTGTACCAAGCTCTTTTGTATAGTAGAGCATCTTCATTCCCTTGCCGACCCTTCTTCATGTACTCCTACACATTATATCTTCTTTCGCTCCCTTTTAGTTCTAGCATATCTATGCCGGCGAATAACTGATCGTGCATGAAAATCTACGCAGTATACCATGCATGAGTTAggacttcttttcctcgtttcttttcttctcgcTTCCTTTTATCTCGTTTCtcattgtttctttttttccatcCCTtacctttttcttttcccCCCTTCTCAtccattcatcatctctcATTCCATACTTTCATGTTCTCTACCGGGATGCTATTCACTAATATAACACCACCATCATTATACTCAATTCCCTCGCTGatattcaatctcttcGAATTGGAGCTGACCCAAATTGTCTCTCCTTCAGGAACCCAATACCCATTGATTTTAAGCACTCGGAATAATTTTTCCGTACAGTTGAATTGCTTCAAGCTGTCCTCGTTTACGTATTCTCCGTGAACATCCAAATCGCCATCTTCAACTGATTCAAAAACGCTTCGGAACCCTGCTAAATCCTCAATATAGAGACCTAAACTTTTGCTGtcgtttcttctctctaCCCGACTAATTTTCGCCCGGTGGAAAAGACCTCCATTATCCATGACAGCCTCAAAGATCGAACTGTCTGGAGACGCATTACACACGGAATTACCAGCAGTAAATTTATCATAAAAATCTGGCTCTAGTTCTAACTCCAGATTCTGGTTTTGGGAGAGATATTCCGGCCTTCTCAACGTAATAGAATATGCATCATCCAAATGGTAAAAAGAAGGGTCCCTACTGAAAACAGTTGAATAAATAAACTCCGTGGCAGCCTTTGTTTGGCATTTTTCTAATTTCAAATAATCTCGATCTAAAACTAGATTGGCATCTGTAGCAGGTCCAATTTTATGCAGCTTCTCCTCAAATAACGGAGTAATTTTTCTGTAAAGATTTAGGTCAACTAGTGCTCTCTGACCTTCAGATAGATTTCCCAATCCTTGAGATTGGAAATACTGCTGAACACTCCTCGTTACGAATATCTCTGTCCAATTATCCTGGGCATACTCATAGAAATTGCTCTTAAAACTAGCAAATGAGTCTTCAAACTGTAGATCCCAATTAGTTTCACTAAAAAGTTTAAGAAAAGAGCTTTCACAGTTACTTTCATTCACCCCTTTCTTAACCTCAGAAACAAGATCTATTCCACTGTATTCCTTGACTTTCTTATCGTACCAAAACGGATGCCCCTCCGTAGAAAAAATCAGGTTGCCATTACCATTCTGATTCAATTCATTGCTCTCATCAAACAACAAATACAAGTACTTCAATGTTTCACTAAGCACAAAGCTCTCCATGCGATCTTGGCGTGCACCGCTTCGGATATCAAGAACTCCACCAAATCCACAAGGCGCAATAAACTCCTCTCTAAACCTTTTGAGAATAGCTTCACCCACGCGAAGATAAAATGGATCCTTAGTAGCTCTATAAAGATGATAAGTAGACTCTGCAAGTTCTGGTCTCAACGGATACCATTCTAATGCTATTGAACTTCTTAGAAGCACTTCATCTGTGGACGATATGTCCACATCTTCAAGAGTGTCTCCTTCCCTATAAGGTCTTCCAAGATATTTGAAGAGGGATTGTGGACGTTGAGTATTGTAATTCCAGCGTTCAGGAATGGCACCATAATAGTTCCAGAGCTTCATGTACACCTTATGCAACCGAACAGCATTCTTTACGTCACCCGCAAGTACCTGCAAGCCTGGAAAAAATGCACCCAATGAATCAATCCACTCACTAGCCTCCATTCCAGTGGCCACATTCACATTGGCAAAAAATCCTGAAGTGTTTTGTGAATGTGTCAATAATGCCTTATAGGATTTGGACCATATTTGGTAAAATTGCTCATCGTCAAATAGAATGGAATACTTCAATGCATATTCATAGAAGGAGTCCACAGAGGCTCCAATACCAGTCAAGCGATCTGTGAAAGCAAACTTGCTAGTTTGAATAGTCATAGGAAGAAGATCGAGAGGGGATCTTGAGTACCAGACCTTTAGAAACGTCTGGCGAGTAATGTCTTCAAATATAGGATCGTGAGAGAGCCTTGAAAGAAGCGAAAACTCTAAAATAAGTGAAGTCACACCTGAAACACACTGCTCTGtctggatcttcttggGAACCTTCTTTGGTcctttcaacaagtttgttCTCGGAAAAGGAATTAGGATCCCGGAGGTATCAGTACGTTTCTTGCCGTTCAGATCAAAATTCTCATTCATGTTATTATCAAAAGCCAACAATAACCTTTTACCAAGATCATAAGCCAGCCGAAGTAAAAATCCATCATAGTGAGGCAATGAGTGACTTTTCCTAGGATCGGATGCAAATAGATGTGCACTTAATAATCCACCAAGTACACGAATGTTAGtttcaaatacttggacAGTTGAGTCGATGTCGAACTTCGTGTACAGCGATTTGATTGTCTCAACAGA is a window encoding:
- the SCH9 gene encoding Serine/threonine-protein kinase; this translates as MHEQLPQELQQSQQLPDIITDSSRATSPPPPRDFPSGMLPHTATPTIALSDNSFALGTTIKGEHNALKSHLDQAQQPPQSNLTAQLQTKQLPEATTSDLLPSSSTRNNSKNSNSTVHSNSTLQGSGNASVDAINNASNISRSAGNSIASDSDTNQSPVPRGKLRINLIEATDLNVTSGDSQPYVVCTFEGSEVVTSGPERFGSHHKSQHHQFQGAEMMTSIDGQLESHNQPIRPVVSRQTSSHQSLNIRNNNNNCENRDSSSLDRNYNAGNPIWQHSSIFDVIGNASDVEISIYDGAQDDFFLGHVRIRPRTDSENKTEGWYTLRPRISSEMVTGTVRIKFEYTNIGKSHYSPQDFKILRLLGKGTFGQVFQVKKKDTNRVYAMKVLSKKVIVKKKEVAHTIGERDIMVRTSAADSAFIVMLKFSFQTPTDLYLVTDFMSGGELFWHLQREGRFSEDRAKFYIAELVMALEHLHDNGIVYRDLKPENILLDANGHIALCDFGLSKANLSGNGTTNTFCGTTEYLAPEVLLDESGYTKMVDFWSLGVLIFEMCCGWSPFYAENTQQMYKNIAFGKVRFPKEVLSPEGRSFVKGLLNRNPKHRLGAIDDARELRAHPFLHDIEWHLLRERKIPPPFVPHIVNELDTSNFDPEFTNASTSAINRQLMLGSTPLSQAMQDKFKGFTYVDDSTMFDHLSSLSVKKGNSLKPQYGSLIPGDPNMPPDEEVIEDDTDFDEDDEGESRNEDEDMDVDDEFVNGPFDL
- a CDS encoding uncharacterized protein (CAZy:GH47~BUSCO:EOG09341WRB), coding for MTYGFPFDEVKPISCVPNKRNIRDPTDTVRNDVMGNFTVTLFDNLDTFIVMNDSEGFQKSVETIKSLYTKFDIDSTVQVFETNIRVLGGLLSAHLFASDPRKSHSLPHYDGFLLRLAYDLGKRLLLAFDNNMNENFDLNGKKRTDTSGILIPFPRTNLLKGPKKVPKKIQTEQCVSGVTSLILEFSLLSRLSHDPIFEDITRQTFLKVWYSRSPLDLLPMTIQTSKFAFTDRLTGIGASVDSFYEYALKYSILFDDEQFYQIWSKSYKALLTHSQNTSGFFANVNVATGMEASEWIDSLGAFFPGLQVLAGDVKNAVRLHKVYMKLWNYYGAIPERWNYNTQRPQSLFKYLGRPYREGDTLEDVDISSTDEVLLRSSIALEWYPLRPELAESTYHLYRATKDPFYLRVGEAILKRFREEFIAPCGFGGVLDIRSGARQDRMESFVLSETLKYLYLLFDESNELNQNGNGNLIFSTEGHPFWYDKKVKEYSGIDLVSEVKKGVNESNCESSFLKLFSETNWDLQFEDSFASFKSNFYEYAQDNWTEIFVTRSVQQYFQSQGLGNLSEGQRALVDLNLYRKITPLFEEKLHKIGPATDANLVLDRDYLKLEKCQTKAATEFIYSTVFSRDPSFYHLDDAYSITLRRPEYLSQNQNLELELEPDFYDKFTAGNSVCNASPDSSIFEAVMDNGGLFHRAKISRVERRNDSKSLGLYIEDLAGFRSVFESVEDGDLDVHGEYVNEDSLKQFNCTEKLFRVLKINGYWVPEGETIWVSSNSKRLNISEGIEYNDGGVILVNSIPVENMKVWNER